TGTTCCTGTAATTTGCATTTTGCTAAATGAGGAAATTCTATCAACCTGAAGTTTTTCCTTCAACCTTCTTCCACGAATGGTCCCATAAGTTTCCCCCTATCTCTGCAACTAGTCCCTGCAAATATAGATTCTTCTCAGTGTTAAAAGGAcaacttagaaaaaaagaatctgagaCACCACCCCGCTATCCTTGCTATctgtaatataaaaaaaaaattaaccagatgctGCCTGCCCTCTAGTGTTGCCAATAGATGACAACTGTTATGAAACATCTACTGTTGGTTGAGCTATTAGGCTATTTTGCTGAATGATTATTTAGAAGGTTGCAATAGGAGAAAAAGATCAGGCATTCTAGAGTTCAGTACAAATTTGGCAAATctaaaaaacattatttatacatatatactttatactatatatacttaATTAACTAACAATAGTAGCAAACATCATACCTTTTGTTTCTGTCTTGCATGCTTCTCTGTCCACTGTCTGGCATTCTTGAGGAAGACTGgcttattatatttaaattctgAGGACTGAGATGAAATCAAAGAgttaatggagaaaaaaatgatttgcaGTGGTCAGTTAGAGCTGCTGCAGCTATCCTCACACAGGGAGAGTTAGCAGTATAGACAAGGTAGGATATACGTTGCAGAGGAAAATGGGGATATTTACTATGTCAGCCATGAGCGGGTCATCAGGGTTGGGTTCTGACATGAGCAGCTGAATAGAGGTCAACACAGTTGCGATGTTGAGGGATGGTCTCCAAGCACCCTATACACAAACAGATATAACAGTTGCTTTTATATTATAATGTGACACTCTAATTCAAgtttaatagatgaagaaaacagaatgctGTAGAGTCAACCATTTACCCACAACTCACTTTTGGTGGCAATTTGAGAACATCCAGACAAATCCTTCCAGCAGAATCAATGTTTGGATGATAAATTGGAGTGAGAAATCGGATCTGAGGAGGTTCAAATGGGTACCTATGAAAGAATAAGACAACAGgtaattttcattatataattttgcttctaaatacatttaaaatagtttcttggTCATAATAATGTTAGTATTATAGAAATGTCAGGGAGCCAGCCTTTGGGAGGAAAACTTTCTTTCCTCCtaaattttcattatgaaaatttaCAATAAATCAGTTTGAAATAACAGTACTGAAAACACCTGTATATCTACCACCTGGATTCAAGCCACTTTACCTTTTAAATACTAGAGCATATCTTCTAAGAATAAGAACATTCTCCCATATAAATGCAATACTATTACCCCTATGAAAAATTTAAGAACTAATTCCCTAATATCATTTACTGTTCAGATTTCAATTgttctccttttgttttttatagctGGATTTTTCAAAACAGTACTTAATTACAATTTATACATTGCATTTGGTTATTATGTATCTTTTGTGAGACACAGACCTTGCAAAGTTCCCAGTCTATTTTTAGAACTGATGCACCACATGATTATTAAGCTATTCTCTCAAGACTTTAACAAGTTTGGCCAGGATCTGACCTAGTGATTACATACCTATGTTTCAACTGTTATatagtcatttcttcccttctcagtTCTGTACAAAACTACAACTGTAACTTACCTGATGAGAGCCTTAAAGGAGACTTGAATTAAAAGGGGCCTTaaccataaaaaacaatgagatcatggtctttgcaggaacagaaagccaaataccacatgctctcatttataagtgggagctaaatgataagaacatatggacacaaagaggggaacaacagacactggggcctacctgagggtggagggtgggaggacagAGAAGGGCAAAACTACTGGacactaggcttagtacctgggtgacgaaataatctgtacaacaaatccccgtGACatcatgagtttacctatataacaaacttgcacatgtaccccggaacctaaaataaatgttaaagaaaaagtgagccaggcgtggtggctcacgcctgtaatcccagcactttgggaggccgaggcgggcggatcacaaggtcaggagatcgagaccacggtgaaaccccgtttctactaaaaatacaaaaaattagccgggcgcggtggcgggcgcctgtagtcccagctactcaggaggttgaggcaggagaatggcgtgaacccgggaggcggagcttgcagtgagccgagattgcgccactgcactccagcctgggcgacagagcgagactctgtctcaaaaaaaaaaaaaaaaaaaaaaagaaaaagtgaggagGAGCTTAATATTAAGAAAGCACAGTAGTAGTTACCAGGGGTTGAGAgcagggagaaatggggagttagAGTTTAATGGCTATGAAGTTTCAGTTCGGGAggatgaaaagttctggagatagatgttggtgatggttgcacaactatgtgaatgtatttaataccactgaactgtacacttaaaactgGTCAAcattatgttatgtatattttaccacaattgaAAAAGTGAGGGGGTCTTTGATGTGATCTGGCCCATTATTCTGGAGAAGGAAACTGAACTCCAGAGAGATAAAATAACTTGGTCAAGGTCACATTAAGTCATGATAAGGCCAGGATTAAAACCTAGTCCTTTATGCTCTATCTACTACATTGCTCTGTCTCCCAATAAATGCACTTTACTATGTAGGTTGAGAAGCTGATTCATACTAACCTCTCAGGAATGATAACTTCTAGCTTAAAAACACCTTTCTCATAAGGTGTGTTGGCTCCAcctaatatttcttaaaagaaaaaagaaagaaagaaaaagttaaaagggAATCAGATCATTTGAATTACCACCATATGGAGCTAATGAGGTCTATGGTCCTAATAGAGAAACTAGGCCTAGGACAATAATTCTCTCTCAGGACTTTAACAAGTCCTCATGCAACACACCACAATGCTAATGTACTCAAAAAGTTAATGGTGTCAAAGGACATATAGAAAATCTAAAGCAGAAGTTGCAAAATGCTGGCCACAAGACCAAATACAACCTACAGATTTGTTTTGTGTGGACTGCAGTATTCTAATCATGTATGTTTCCCATCTGGCTTCACAGATATTTGAGATGGTTATCTTTGATCTAAACACTGCTTCACTGCTTTAAATCTTGGCTATAAATCAGCAGAAGgtataataaaaagtcaaagaagcaaGAAATGTCAAGCAAACcttttataaatgtaaacaaattagGGTAGAAAGATGGTAGGGCACTCTGACCTTATAACTGTTCCTTACTTCAGAAGAATATACAAAATAGTTTATTTCAGCACAATCTTCAATAGGGTCATGACTTCCATCATATACATGATTTGATACCTACGAGCTCGCAGATCATCCATTTGGTCTTTATCTTGCCAACATGTGATGCCTGGGGGTGGCTCTGTGGCTAACATGTGCAGCTCTCTCTTCAGACGTGAAGCTCTCTGCATGATCCTCAAGTAGAAGGAACCACACACAGTTCACTGCTCCACACTAAGAGCTGGCTGGGATGCACTGGAGGAGAAAAGAGGCAACCATAAAATCGTCAGCAATAATGACTATGAAGTTTTCAGCAAACAGTTTCAATGTAGTGAGGGCGGGGGACAGAGTCCTCTTTTTTgtgacacagtttcactctgtcacccaggctggagggcagtgacaccacctcagctcactgcaacttccaccttctgggtttgagcaattctcgtgcctcagcttccagagtagctgggattacaggcgtgcgccaccatgcccagctaatttttgtatttttagtagagacagggtttcgccatgttggccaggctggtctcaaatgccttgacctcaggtgatccgcctgccttggcctcccaaagtgctgggattacaggcatgagtcaatgcacctggttttttttttttttggaggcagggtcttgctctgtcaaccaggctggagtgcagtggcacaatctcagctcactgcaacctccacctgctgggctcaagcgatcctcccatctcagccgcctacgtagctggaagtacaggtgtgtgccaccacaccaggccaagaTTCCTCTTATTAATCTCTATTCTGACAAGGGAATCTGAGTTTTTTCCATTCCCTTCTGGTGAACGTTTATCTACTCaagcaaatatgtttttaaaataaagaattaaaaatgttggctgggcgtggtggctcatgcctgtaatcccggcactttgggagaccaaggcgggcggatcatgaggtcaggagatcaagaccattctggctaacatggtgaaaccccgtctctataaaaatacaaaaaaattagccaggcatggtggcgggtgtctgtagtcccagctacttgggaggctgaggcaggagaatggcgtgaacctgggaggcggaggttgcagtgagccaagattgagccactgcactccagcctgggctatagagcaagacttcgtctcaaaaaaaaaaaaaaaagaaaagaaaagacaaagaattaaaaatgcaaaaagttctacaaaaaataaaaacactaaaggTTTTAAATAATGGGTGTTTCCACTGATAAATAATAAACTCATGAGGCCAGGCCTCGGTCTGATTTTGCTTACTATTGTAGCCTTAACATGCCTGACATAGTAAGGGACTTGACAAATATTAGCTGTTGTGAGGAAGTCTACATATGCTTTGTGAGAGCAAGAATGGTAAAGACAGTCAACATTCTCGGGCACAAACAAATGTTAAATGTCCAAGGTTCTCTCCATGTATTATGGATTCCACCTTCTCTCAATCTTCAGGGATACCAGTCCATCAATTATTCCATCTTTCTCACTCTCAATATTCAAATATGCTCAAAATCTCTCTCACCTAAAACCAACACCCACACATTCACCCAACACTCTTCTCAACTCTAGTTCTCCCTCTAACTATTAACCAAGCAAAGGacaccaatctttttttttttttttttttgagaaggagtctcgctctgttgcccaggctggagtgcagtggtgcaatctcagctcactgcaacctccgcctcctgcgttcaagcaattctctgccttagcctcctgagcagctgggattacaggtgcccgccatcacacctggctaatttttgtatttttagtagagatagggtttcaccatcttggccaggctggtcttgaactcctgacctcgtaatccacccacctcggcctcccaaagtgctgggattacagatgtgagccaccgtgcccagctgacaCCAATCCTTTAATATGTGTTACAAATATCCCCCAGTTTGTGCTTATCTTTCCATGTTGTAAATGGTGTCTTTCAATGAACACAtactctttatttaattttttttgagacagagtctcactctgtcgcccaggctggagtgcagtggccggatctcggctcactgcaagctccacctcctgggttcaagccattctcctgcctcagcctcccgagtagctgggactacaggcgcccgccacctcgcctggctagttttttgtattttttagtagagacagggtttcaccgggttagccaggatggtctcgatctcctgacctcgtgatccgcccgtcttggcctcccaaagtgctgggattacaggcttgagccaccacgcccggccgaacaCATACTCTTAACATAATCAATCTTAAAATCTCTTCCTTTACATTTATACTTTGTGTATTAAATTTTTCCTTACCCCCAAATGTAGGGATATTCCTACatagtcttcaaatattttataattttgcttttcaaatttaaatattgaATTCACTAGGAATTGAATTTTATGCATAGTGAGTGAGGGGGGGCCCAATTTAAAGGTTTTCCTCATATGAATAGTCAATTGTTCTAACACCATTTACTGAATGTCCATCCTTTTCCTGCTGATATTActataaattaaatttctatatgtgtggatttgttttGGGACTCTTGAATTTGTTCTATCGGTCAAGTGGATTATTTCTGAGACAATACTCCACTGTTTGATTTACTATagcttattcatttattattatttaattttttccccagctttactgaggtatataACTGGCAAatacaaattgtatatatttaaggtgtacaatgtgatgttttactgTAGCTTATCCACTTTTTATTCAGGAATGACTTATTCTTGACTCTTTGCTCTTCCACATAGATTTGACAATCTGTTCATAagtccataaatatatacataaatatgtatatatgaaattacAATCCAAATCATAACAGGGTTCTATGATTTGGATTGTAATTTTATTGATgctatagatcaatttggagatAACTGATATCTTTATGATACTGAATCCTAAGATCCATGAGCACGCTGTTTCAGTCTTTTTTTGATGCTTTCCaaaggttttataattttctctacAAAGCTTTACCTAACTTTTGTCAGACTGatttctaagtactttatatttttgctaTCTTTTCAAAAACACTACTTACTACCCATTTCTTACTGATACATGTAAatctaattgatttttaaatttttttgagatggagtttcactcctgttgcccaggctggagtgcaatggtgtgctcttggctcaccacagcctgcacctccccggttcaagcgattctcctgcctcaacctcctgagtagctgggattacaggcatgtgccaccaggcctggctaatattgtatttttttagtaaagacagggtttctccatgttggtgaggctggtctcgaactctcaaactcaggtgatccacccgcctcagcctctcaaactgctgggattacaggcgtgaaccacctcgcCCAGTCAATCTAATTGATTTTTAACCAAAACCTTAGTAATGGTAATGATGAATCTATTTGGGGTGGGGAGCAGTCTGGGAATGGTAATTCCACACTGACAATCATGTCATCCACATATAAtcagtttatttcttcctttctaattcttTTCCTGCCTTCTATTCTGGCAgtaacttccagtacaatgttgaaaacAAAAGCTGATAGCTAGGCCAGACATGCtggcataatcccagctactcaggaggctgaggtgggaggatgacctgagcctggagagatggaggctgcagtgagccatgattgtgccactgcactccagcctggtggcagagtgagactgtctcaacaacagcaaaaaaaaaaaaaaagaaagaaaagctgataGTTGGCATTCTTGTCAGATTTCTAACCTTAAAGGGAAAACTTTTAACACTATGCTAATCAATAAGACTGGCCTATAACTGTCCTTTCTAATTTTGTCTTTATTAGGTATCAAGGTTATTGTagcctcctaaaatgagttagggagcattgcctcctttttttttttaatatatattgtggATTAGTCCAAGAGATAATTTGTTACTAGGTTGTCTGGAATAACTCTATCTGGTCCTGgtgttttcattttgagaaaatGTTAAACTACAAAtccaatttatttaaatattattcaagTTATTTATTCTTGCATCAATTTGGCAAGTTAAATTTTTCCACAAATTTATCTATTACATGCAACTTTACATGTATTTGTGTAATGCCTtatctttttaatctttgtagtTATCTATagttatgtttccattttcatttctaacacgGTTTATCTGTGCCATCTTTTCTTTGATCAGTCTTGCTGGGCATGTATCAACCATAAGGAAGTTCAAGTTTTGGTTCCactggaaagaataaaaatttatgacagaaatagaaaatgagaaaaaatacttttttcttaaaaataaagattttttgcTGAAAGCGTTTTGTActtcgagatcacgccactgcaccctatCCTGGACGATAGAttaggactctgtctcaaaaaacaaaaaagcaaaaaaacaaaaaaacaaaactcatccaAACATGTACTAtacattttttcttgtcattattccctaaacaatacagtgtaacaacaATTTACTTAGCattttattaggtattataagtaatcaaGAAATAATTCAAAGTGTATGGGGgcgaggctggacatggtggctcacacctgtaattgcagcaatttgggagaccaaggcagaaggatcacttgaggccaggggttcaagaccagcctgtgcaacaaaggagaaccccatctctaaaataaataaagtatatgggaggacatgcagaggttcaagaccagcctgtgcgtcctggtgcagtggctcatgcctgcaatcccagcactttgggaggccaaggcaggtggatcacttgaggtcaggagttcgagaccagcctggccaacatagggaaataccctctctactaaaaatacaaaaatcagccagctgcggtggtgggtgcctgtaatcccagctattcaggaggctgaggcaggagaaaggcttgaactcgggaggtggaggttgcagtgagctgagattgcgccactgcactccaacctgggcaacaaagcaagacactgtctcaaaaacaaaacaaaactggacaggcatggtggctcacacctgtaatcccagcactttgggaggccaaggtgggtgggtgacttgaggtcaggagtttgagaccagcctggccaacatgaggaaaccctgtctctattaaaaatacaaaaattagcagggtgtggtggtgcatgcccgtaatcccagctacttgggaggctgaggcaggagaatagcttcaacccagaaggcggaggttgcagtgagccaagatcgtgccaccgcactccagcctgggtggcagagcgagactctttctgggaaaaaaaaccaaaaaaacaaaaaaaaccagtctGTGCAACAAAGGAGATCCCCATCtcttaaagtatatgggaggacatgcataggttacatgcaaatactacaccattttatatctgGGACTTGACCTTTGGTGGATTTGGGATCCGCAGGATGTCCTGGAACCATCCCTCATGGATACTGAGGGCTGACTGTACATTAAAATATCACAAGTATAAAGTGTACCTTTATATAAAACGAGAACAGTGGAAAGCCATGGTAAAAGGATTAGAACAAGCAAGGCAATTTCTCCCAAGGAATCAATCAGACTCCAGCCTCACTATATTAACCAAAATTGGCATATGCCATTCTGTGGCTTAAATGCCACGAATAACTGCCTATTTTTCAAGGTATAAAGGTTCTTTACAATCTAACCCTTATATTCCGCCTTATATCCAGTATCTACTTTCCACAAACTTGTGCTTCAGCCACACTGCCCTATTCCTGCTGCTCATAAAAGTATTATTCTTTCACACCTTTAGATAAGTACATATTAAATCACAACTCATTCTCCAGTAATGCATCCCCACCCCTCACACCTTTTCAACGTCACCCTCTGTGAGTCCACATCTATTTGCATCGTGTTCTAATTCATCTGATAGTTTCTTCTCCTTAGGGGGAATTCCTTGACGGCAGGtccctagtcttttttttttttgtatcaagTCTGCAGTAAATTTGGGTAATTAATGAACGACACGTGGGTTTGGACCAGATGCTGAAGAAGGCAAAAGAACAGCCAGTGCACAACCCGCAGCAAGTACTGGGCTGTTACGTCCTTTCTAGTGGCAAATTTCTCCCCGCCGTGGCAGGAGGACGGCTAGGCGGAGCTCTGACCACGATTTCATGCAAAGATACTGTGAGACCCTCCGCTCAACGGTGGCTTTTCTGAGGCTCTCCTTTCAGAGGAGACGAAAACTCCCATGTTGGGCGGACACAGGACTCCTTCCCCCCAAGACTCAGTGACCTCCTCCGGTGTACGTTCTTTCAGATCGGGAACCGGAATACTCTCCTTACTTACCTGCGCGGACACCCCTCACAACGCGGCAACCGGCGGACCAACTTGGTACCAGCGCCTGCGCGACCTCGGACGGTTGGCGTAGCTCCGCCCCCTGTCTGGAGAAGATTGTGATTGGCCCACAGTAACCCCCGGGAAAGAAGCGCAGCCACCGCTCCTCTCTATTGGCCAGCGCTCTGAACGCTCACGCATTCAAATGAGAGCGCGCACCGCGCGCAGCCATTCAGCGTCTTACCCGCTGCGCTCAACCCTGAGAAGACATCCGGGGGTCCACGTTCGGTTACGAAGTCGGCTCTGTCAGACCAAGGAAGGAGCTGGAAATCGTTTCttagcaagaaaaatgaaaggaaccAGAAATATTTAATCTGGAAAAGAGAATACGTGATAGCTGTCTTCCTTTAAGTATTTTTCACATGGGAGATTTTACTACTTCAGAGGACACATTTAAGGACAACGGATGAAAGTCTAAGAGATGCAGAACTTAGCTAAATAAAGCATTCTATCAATTAGAACTCTGAAGAACAAAATAGGTAAACGTAGGGGGTAGTGAATTCCTTCATCACTGGAAATGTTCAAGTGGAAGTTAGGTTATCACTTGTCAGGGATAGTGCAGAAAGGATCCTTGTACTGGGTGGCAGTTTGGaatagatgactttttttttttttttttttttttttttttttttttttttgagacaaagtcttgctctgtcacccaggctggagtgcaatggagcaatctcagctcactgcaacctctgcctcccgggttcaagcgattctcctgcctcagcctccggagtagctgggattacagccacccgccaccacgcccagctaatttttgtatttttagtagagacggggtttcaccgtgttggccaggctggtcttgaactcctgacctcaggtgatccacccgcctcagcctcccaaagttctgggattacaggcgtgagccactgtgcccagctggaatAGATGACTTTTAAACCGTCTTCCAACGCTAGATGCATGGTACTGAACAAGGAAGAAACTGTTTATGGTTAAGCCAACCTTAACTTCTCAGAGCTGCCTCTGCAAGAGGCCAATGCTTCATGAGCGCTGAAAGATGGCACAGACCTGACTTAACCTAAAGGATGTGGCTGGAACTTGACTAGCCTTTGGGAATGCTGTGGGTggaaaaacaaacgaacaaaaagcCAACCCTCATCTGACTGCTCTCAGCTCACTATGTAGCTTTGgaataatgatgataatactaatagtaatttattattattactattatactgtttattactattattggtAACGGAGTAATAATCAGTCTCTTTTTAAACTTGGAAGTAAGTATAATTTTGGCCACAGCAGTGATGTCTACATCTAGTCGAAACTGGGGTTAAGTGGCAAGTAGTTCCCCATAACCATTGTGTGGTGTGTTTTCTCTCAAGAGCCCCACATGTTCACTAGGACTCTGTGATGCTCCCCTGGGGTTCCTCACCTTAGTTGCAGGAATAAGCCAACTACAGTAGTTTATTAATTGTAAAGTTCTGAAACAAACAAGGAATCCCATTCTTGTCCAGTCTAATTCCAGTTCGCTGTTGGGGTTTTGCATTTATTGTTAGCATTTACTCAGCATTTAGTGAAGTGTTTTCTGTCATAATTGAGTTCCTGCTTATTTTActactgttttctgttttaatccTTTCAatacctgtttttattttcttcctgcccCAACTGTAATTGTATCTCAATTACAGTTCTGTCGTCAGAACTGAACTTGATTACTTCCTTGGGTGTTTCTCTGAGAAATAGATCTTTAAAATGTCTCTTAGAAAAAGCaagaactggccgggcgcggtggctcaagcctgtaatcccagcactttgggaggccgagacgggcggatcacgaggtcaggagatccgagatcatcctggctatcacggtgaaaccctgtctctactaaaaaaaaatacaaaaaactagccgggcatggtggcgggcgcctgtagtcccagctactccggaggctgaggccggagaatggcgcggactggggaggcggagcttgcagtgagctgagattcggccactgcactccagcctgggcgacagagcgagactccatctcagaaaaaaaaaaaaagaaaaagcaagaactgTATTGAGTCTGGTGGAAAAGAGAGATGGTTTGATAAAACAAGTAAGTCCCTATAATTTTGGcaacagagaggaaagagaaaaggatagaagaaaaaagaggaaggaagaaaagtaggtagagagggaggaagaaaacaaagagaaagaaaaaaaaaaaaagagagagaaagaacccCATACACTAAATGTACCGTTTCCATTTGTCCACCAGAGGGGGGTATGTTAACTGGTGGGAATAGAGGCCAGGCTAAAAgattttcataaactttttacAGGTGTTATGGTTTGTTAAAATGGAGCATTCtaatgttataatttatttttaaagtgtagctatgaaaactattattttataaagGTTTCTTCACTTTAACAACACATCACAGCAGGCTTGCTTAAGTACttgtaaaagtataaaattgtattttatttttaaacagtattaCTTGTCAGGATTTATTCActagtatatgaaaatatatccttttttattttttatttttatttctttttattttttattttattttttttttttgagacggagtctcgttctgtcgcccaggctggagtgtagtggcgcaatctcagctcactgcaagctccgcctcctgggtccacgccattgtcctgcctcagcctcccgagtagctgggactacagtcacccaccaccttgcccagctaattttttgtatttttagtagagatggggtttcaccgtgttagccaggatggtctcgatctcctgaccttgtgatccgcccgcctcggcctcccaaagtgctgggattacaggcgtgagtcactgctcctggcctattttttatttttttgagacctcggtgggcagatcgcttga
This region of Macaca fascicularis isolate 582-1 chromosome 1, T2T-MFA8v1.1 genomic DNA includes:
- the UBE2T gene encoding ubiquitin-conjugating enzyme E2 T isoform X1 codes for the protein MQRASRLKRELHMLATEPPPGITCWQDKDQMDDLRAQILGGANTPYEKGVFKLEVIIPERYPFEPPQIRFLTPIYHPNIDSAGRICLDVLKLPPKGAWRPSLNIATVLTSIQLLMSEPNPDDPLMADISSEFKYNKPVFLKNARQWTEKHARQKQKVDEEEMLDNIPEAGDSKVHNSTQKRKASKLVGVEKKFHPDI
- the UBE2T gene encoding ubiquitin-conjugating enzyme E2 T isoform X2, whose product is MICELVEILGGANTPYEKGVFKLEVIIPERYPFEPPQIRFLTPIYHPNIDSAGRICLDVLKLPPKGAWRPSLNIATVLTSIQLLMSEPNPDDPLMADISSEFKYNKPVFLKNARQWTEKHARQKQKVDEEEMLDNIPEAGDSKVHNSTQKRKASKLVGVEKKFHPDI